The Nymphaea colorata isolate Beijing-Zhang1983 chromosome 7, ASM883128v2, whole genome shotgun sequence DNA window GAtgacaaagaaaataagaaacaacAATTAAGTGAAGGAATTGGGGATGCACAGCTCTCATTTATTGAGCGAGGCAATAATTTCATAATAACTACACCAGGATCCCACACGCAAGAGTTTTCAAGTAAACCATGGCCCGTTGTGCAAATACAAGACGACAGCAAATAAATGGAAGCCTGTCCATTGTCTGGAAGGAGTCGGAGTGGCAGACCACCGTATGCCTGTTTTATAAATTGAATACTTAGTCGTTCATGGTTTCTCTAATTCAACATCATACAGCATgcatgtgtttatatatatatatatataaatcagaaaaaaaaaaactagatttcAAGTTCACTTTCTGCACTAAATCTATCAATCCCCTAAGGTGCAGACCATATAAGATTGTTTACAATTAGGGTGGAGGCAGGAATGTTTAGATGTAGGGGTCAaaccatatttttcaaattttaagaagggccaaaatataaattttcaaaatttttatataactagaatttttgaaatttacttataaatttttgaattttgaagtcTGAGGGGGGCAGCCCCAAATGCCCCCGCCTCCGCCCCTGGTTACAACCAAACTAAGTAAGAGAGTCGGAGAAGAGGTTCAAAACACTGTAatcatcttttatatatatatatatatatatatttttatttatttatttgaattttaaactcTGAGGAGGGGGTGGCCCCAAAcgcctcatatatatatatatatatatatatatatatatatatatatatatatatatatatatatatatatataataagagCACTATCAAAGTTGTTTCTAATACTCATTTAGCTAAAAActtttaacaaaaattcttaaacATTGATATAAAACTTGGTCCATTTATTTGGATGAAAcaccaaaacctggtttttatgAATGACTTGGGGGTTATGTTTTTCACTCCTTTTATACTCAACTAGGGTTTTTCAGCATTCAGTTTTCATCTAATCCAGTTTTGATGGCATCCAAATACTCATACAATGTGGTTTTGAATGCAAAACCCCAATTTGTTGTGGGTGTTATCCCGATGCCTCCTCAGTCGATCTCTTTTGAGTGAATATCCAATGAAATAGAGATGAACCCAATTGTCTATCTTGTTCCAATAAATCACATGCGCACAGGTAAGGCTGGGCATCAGGCGGAGTATCCGATGGGTACCTAGTACTCGGCCCAATAAGATTCTAGGCAggattgatttattttttaatattatttttattttaataatgatatatattttattattttaactggGTCCAACCGAACCCAAACTCGGTGTTTCGGGTGTTGGGCTGAGCCTGAACTCGAGTTGCGGCTGTCGGGGCCGGCCCGATGCTTAGGCCTATACATAATGGTGAGCCATAACACCctacccccaaaaaaaaaaaaaaatgcatgtaaattttttaaaaattcatttatctgacataaaaatttataaataatatTTCTGGTCTGTCAAATTTCGAAATATAATTTCgtcccctcatgaaaaattcttggCGCTGCCCTTGCATGTGCACGTTACACGTGCACACTTACTAATGTATTGAACTAATTTGACACACACCCAACAATCTACAACCACCGTTGTGCCTCCagattaaaatttgaaaagcttAAGCTTTGTTTTCCGTTTGGAACAAGGCTGATGCAATGAACTATCATCGACCTACTTTCAACTTTAGTAAAACTTATATTAAAATGTTTCATGGATATGATAAAAATACTCTTCGTGGTAAATGAGAACAACCCCAAGGTAAAGTGAAATTTGGAAATGGACCTTTTTAACAAAATTGGAagtcaaaaattaatttttataaaaaataaaaatacctTCAAAGAACAAGTTCTCATGATAACTACCTAACATGGAAACTTGCTGGTAAAAACCTGTCATTTGTCAAGGTTTTTCTTCGTCGAAGACTGGGCAGGATGGTAGACCCATCAACTAGAATGTCACGATCGGATCGTTAGATATCGGAAAATTGCACCTATAGCAATCGAATCAAcgatatttatatttttttagtacgACCAATTATTTGACCAACTATGTTATGCCTATTGAGATAGTTACCAAAATAATTAGactacaaaatatatatatatatatatatatatatatataattaagacATTGGAGTTCAGCTTTTCAAGTTAGAAAACCCAAACATTCAATACATCAAATGCATCATCATATACAAATTTGCTTAACCATAGCTTGCTTACTAGAAAAACATGTTTAATAGGCaactccttttttcttctaatttcATGCTTCTactttacttttcttttcacTTCACTCCCCTGAATTTGTTGCgactttttttttggaatatttgcCTCCCTACGACCACTTCCTCGTTTGCAATTAAAACTGATTCAATTTTATTAAAGTGATTAATATGTTCTTTATATTCTTATTTAAGAAGGCTTCAACAGTtaaatgaacataaaagaaCTTTAAAAAAGAATATTGCCGACTGATTTATGATAAGAGAAATGCATCTCAGTATTGaaccatttcttttcttctggcTTTAAAGGTTTTACGTCCacattttaaatcaaaatttagaagaaTAAAGCTTAAAAGAATACGAAAATTCCATAATCTCATTAATATTCATAGGGATGCAGGGATGCACATGAactgtttcatttcttttagcTTAAAAGGTTTTACATCAACTTTTTTTCAGCTTAAAAAAGTGTGAAATTTCATGATCTCGTTAAAATTCATTGGGAACTAAATGAATCCAAAGATACAGTAATTAGAATTAGAGAGTCCGAGATCTCTACCACCAtcttagaaaatataaaatgtgaAGTCTTCTTTTGAGAATAGAGGACATAAGTGGATTTTACAGAAACGACTGAACGAACGGTGGTGTTTTTGTTATTTCTAGCAGACTCAGTGTCGTTTTGGTAACGAAAACCCCTACTGCAGTGGACGATCGTCGGAGCTGCGCAATTCAGGCGTAGAGTGGGGGAGAGGCCGAGAGAATGAGGAGCATCGGGAGGCTACCCACGAGCACAGGGAGGCCATCCTTCATCCGTCCTTGTTCTGCATTCTCCTCTTTTGCATCAGGCGGCGGCGGCGTTGGTGGTAGTGGTAGGGGAAGAGGCAGAGGCGGTGGCTCTCCACTTCCTGGCCGAATCGGCGTGTCTCCGGATGAGGCGGAGGAGCCTAGCGGGCTCCCGCCCTCTGGTCTCGGTCATGGAAAAGGTAAACCTGTTCCTTCTGCTCCAACcctcccttctttctcttcctggATCTCCGATATTATGCCGCCCGGCGGCCGAGGCCATCCTGCCTCCCCTTCCCAACAAGAAGCCGGCGGCGCCCGTCCCTTGAAACCCATCTTTTTCAGGCGAGGTGACGTCGAATCCCCGGGTCCACAACCGGATAAGAAAACTCAATTTCGCGTTGCACCTCCTGCGGCCGGAGAATCCGGTCTGCCTTCTTCTCTAGCTTCTGGACTAGCGGGGGGCGGCCGTGGACAGCCAGTTAGGCCGCCACCCGGCCCTGCGGTTGGTGAAGAGGAGAACCGGCATCTTCGTCAGCGACGAGGTGGCGGAGCGCCGGCACGGGGAAGGGCACGCGGAGAGCCGTCGAGGAGGTCATCGTCGCCTGCCGGGATGGCCCGCAGAGGTGGACCGGCTGAAATGGGGAGGGGGGAGAGGGGTAGGGGGTTCAGAGGAAGAGGTAGAGGGACGAGAGGTGGAGCTCGTGGTAGAAGGGAGAGGGGTGAGTGGGGGCAGCGATTCAGGGACGAAGACGCGGAGGATGATGTTGGCGGTGGGCTCTATCTTGGTGAGAGTACAGACGGGCAGAAGCTCACCGAGAGGATCGGTGAGGACAATATGAAGGTGATTATGGAAGGTTTCGATGAGATGAGCAGCAGAGTTCTGCCTTCTCCCATGGAAGAGGCCTATCTGGATGCCTTACATATGAATAAcatggtactctctctctctctctctctcacacacacacacgcacgcgcATTGATCATTTTGCTTATGTGGGTAGcctatttttcttttagaaattgtgcTTTCAATTGAAGATTGGTCATTTTGCTTAGATACTTGCGTTACATTGACATTTGGAACTTGTTTTAGATCGAGTATGAACCAGAGTACTTGATGGAGGATTTTGGTACTAATCCGGATATTGATGAGAAGCCGATAATGTCTCTTGAAGAGGCACTGGAGAAGGCAAAGCCGTTTTTGATGGCTTATGAGGGGATACAGAGTCTAGAGGAATGGGAGGTATGTTTTCTTTTTCGCTcattgttttctgtttttttcttgttatattTTCCTTCATTAAATCCTTtccttatgtatatatatatttgtccaTCATTCTGTGAATTAAAGTCCTTAACATTGAATTTCTGTGGGGGAATTACTGTTCCTGTTGATTCTCTTGCTTTTCCATTCACATTTACTTGTTTTAGGTGTGtgcatttttaatatttgtgGGTGTCACATGATATCGTTAAAATgttgtaaattatatataaagTCTTAGACTGAAGTATCATCTTATCGGTGCGAACTTTTTCTCCATTTATTCCAAATCCTCTGAAGCTTGTGCAAGTTCGACTGCTGGTTGCTTAAATATGCAGTACGAATTATTTCATGTTTAAGAGACTGTACTGCTAAATTCATCAAGGTGCTTGTAATTTAGCCTGTTTAGGGCTAAGCTTCTAGCAGAAGAAAGAGGTCCTTGTGACCAACTTTTGGAAGAACTCTGTTTACTCATGGTTCCAAGACATTAGTACGCACTTGCATGTATAATGTGTCCTGTGGTTTTCTAACTAACGCCCCACAACACGCTCAATACCTCGATTGAATCTCCTTAGATCTATCATTTTCCAAGTGGAACTGATAAAAGAATAGGTACACCCGGGATCATACCTAGTCCtggatcaaataaaaaaaattattttaataggTCAACACATCTTAGGATGAATTTCTCTTAACTTCGTTCTTGGCTTTGCACTTTATCGGTTCCTTGTTGGAGTTCATGCTCATGAAATTGTCAGTTCAGTTATGCATGTCctataaatgtaataaaaaattataatggAAACCtgccaaaattttcaaacaggAAGTAGTGAAGGAAACAATGGAAAAGGCTCCTTACATGGAGCAACTCATCGATATCTACTGTGGACCTGAGAGAGTGACTGCAAAAGAGCAAAATGAGGAACTTGAAAGGGTGGCAAGCACACTTCCAGAAAACCTTCCTTCTTCTGTAAAGAACTTCACTAACCGGGCTCTTCTTTCTCTTAAGGTTTGTCATatccttttgttattttcctttcGTTTGCTCTGCATACTTTATGTCATTGTTTTTCCATCATTATTCCAGATTCTCCAGCTAGGTGCATTATATGCAAAGCTTATTACAAACATGAAACTTATTGCACATTGACACCGCAATATTAACTTGGGAAGCAGATGGCCCAAATTGTTAGATGTTTCTATGAAGTGGCAATAATTTTCCTTTCTAGGTCTAACAGGTAGATCCTGAAAATTATACTACCCATTTACATATCTCACTTCGTTCAACTTCTATATCCATGTGACGAACATTTGTAGTCAGCTTTATGAAATTAAATGAACGAAAAACTAGGTTTCTTAGTTGCCATTAGTTATGGTATCATTTTCAGTTACATCTTTGAGATTTCTTTATTGAGAAGCCTCCTTATGGGTATAAATAATCAGAACAGCAGACTTTGAAGCTTGAACTTTGAAGTTTAAACTACCTTATCAGAATAGCTTTGTGAATCGAGTGTGCCTTTTTTGTATGTAAAACTAGTGGGTTTATTGTACCAAATTTCCACTTTTTCTTAAAGATACAATTCAGCTATCAGCCTACTGTTTATGTTAGTAGGTTGCTTGTTGTCAATGGTTTATATTTGTTAGGCTTGatatgaaattttgagttgACCGTTACACTGGTCTGTATTACAGACATTCAGTTGAAATTTTCTAAGGTAGTGAATTCATGATATGTTGCTAATATTGATAAGATCGACAGATATATTGTTGCTTATTTACGTCAAAATGCAGGACAGGACCACACTCCTGGTATAGTTAATTTCTTTGCTTTGAGACCCCATCATAAAATGTTCTTCTAGTTTCCTCGCCTACAGAATTTCGTTTATGTCAAATGGAAGTAACATGTAGATGGAAATTGCATAGCTGGGAACATTAAATGAATCTGGTCCTACAAATCCTATTATTTCTGCCCAAGAATCAACCTATGTTTTACCAATACGTTAACTACCTAATCTGTTGCAATAAAGAACATTTGTTTAAACGTGACAACAAAATCAGTGGAACCACGTTGCAATTCTGGGTAGCATTTTTCTGAATGGAAAAGTAAGTTGTGGGATAATTGTAGACCATACCTACAATGTATTAGAATAATTGTGTTATGGTTTTCTGAAATACACCTCTTCTTTATTGCTTGTGGTTTCTTTGCAGAGTAATCCAGGTTGGGGATATGACAAGAAATGTCAGTTCATGGATAAGCTTGTATGGGAGATTAAGCAGGACTATGGTGGGAAGCAGGCCGGGCCGTCTTAGTTTTCTCTTGCTGCACCACTACAGAGAGAACGTTGTACTCCTTATGAGCTCCTGACCCCTCTCTATATAAGCCTTTTTCTCCATGTGCTGTTGTTTCATAGATTGTTCACTGCAGAATCTTTATTTGACGGTCATTCAATAAGTCCTCCAATGATACGATCAGTCCTGAGTATTTGGACCTTTCAGCAATTGGCAACAAGATAATTGCTGAATAGCCTCGTGGATAACGTAGAGCTAGTTTGATCtactttttctcccttttgttTGGCTTTTATTTTCCCCAAAGCTCCTTCATAACGCTTTCATTATGATTTTAGCCAGACGATCTtaatttgcaattttgcatATAATAGGGTCAATTGATATCTTGGAAGCACGGGGATGTGTTTTCTTTACAGCAAATGGTGGCCGGTGCTTAACTGCCAGCTGAAGGATCTTTTTACAGGGAAGAAAGAAGCTAAGTTGGATATAATGTGACACATAGTGCAACATTCATGTTAATTTTTCTCCTACCTGCTTGATTGTTGTTCCATCACAAGCAGATAGCAAGTGCGTTTTATGTGATCTTGTTATTATACCCCTGAACAAAttggagtttttctttgtaaaatttCAATAGAGAAAGTCGATATTGATTTTCCTTTAGAATAAAACGTGCAGCCTCCTCGAGAACATAACCTGCATGCGAATTGTACCACTAAGATTTGGTCTTTGAAGCTCTCATGCGATCTTACAGGCCTTTGAAGTTTCCATCCTTTGAAGTTATTTTCCTGACCGACCATTGGAGGACGGGGACTTCTCTTTTATGTATAACCTGTTCATACTaagattgtttttcttttattgaaatgTTCTCTAAACAAGAGCAATGAAAGAATGACTTCATCAAAGTGGCCTAAAagtatttttcaaatgataaacttattttgttaattatatgATCGTAATGAGCTTATTAATCCTGTTTAAAATTGACAAAAGGATGAACTTGTTCTAAAAAGTGGATACATCATGGATGATATCCATAGCAAATGCAGAGATCAGTTGTTCAGTTTGTTGGCTATCAGTTAataataaacttttaaaatggACTCCAAAATCTACCCATTGGTCTAAAAGTTCTAATTCCTTCAAAGCAATGATCCGTGGAACAGTGCCTTCTTCATAAATTTTTGCATTCCTCTGGAGGTGCAAACGAAAACCTTGTAAGCCTATGTGTATTGGACTTAAATAtggtttaaattttttgaacaacttttactttttatatatcGACTAATATGAGCTCATACTGGTCGATTTGACCTTGCGTTTCGACCTCTGACATCTGATTCGGGTTTTCACATGTAAAAACTCATTACGGTAAAGCAGAAAAATATTTAACAAGTACTCAATAATCAAGTCTGAATaaggaaattcaaaaaagtGGTCCCTGATATGGAATATAGGAAAAAGGTCGGCGGTCTGATAATCTGAAAACTGAAATGCTCTTTTGCTCGTCGGAGGGTCGTTTGAAAATAACGATGCCCGACGGCGATCCCGTTGGAAGGCTGTGACGGAATCGGGCGGCGAGGCGCTGTTCCGGCGAAAGCGTCGACACTAATCTTTTAAGCATTCAGGAATCTCGAGCCGTTGCAACCCTAATCCTATCACCGGAGAAGAGTTTCTTAAAGTTAGGGTTTTGCGCGAACCATAGCGTTGCCTCTACTTCGTGTTTCGAGAAAAGCGACTTCTTTTTTGCTCGGAAGCCTGAGTTTCCGCGTATTTGTGTGCATACGCTATGGAGGAGAAGCAGGGTTCGAGCTTAAgcggagggggaggaggaggaggaaagagCACGAAGGAGCTGGCGATGGAAGGGCAGAAGCTTCTGGAGGAGACCGTTCAGGCAGCCCACCAGATCTTGACGGCCATGAACGAGGAGCTCTGCAATCCGGGGCTCTGGGCAACTGCATCGCCGGCGCAGTCTGGTGCCGAGCAGCATGATGGACCGCACCAGGCGGAGCCAGGGGGAGGGGCCCTTGAGGAGGCGCGTTTCCGCTACAAATCGACGGTGACTGCTCTCAGGGCCGTGATCAGCGCCATTACTAACTCTCAAGCGGTAAGCTTGACTCTCTGAGTTTGTTTTCACTTCACTTTTATTGTTTTCTCTCGATTCCTTTAGTAATCGTGGACTTGTCAGAGGAAGAATTTAGAATCGATAATTTCTTTCGAAACGCGTCAAATTTTGTGTGAGAAAGCAGTTGTTCTTGATGGAAGGCTGTAAAACATCAAAAGCCAGGGAATTTTCATGTATGTTGACGTGAAGTTAAGCATTTGAACTTAAATTGCTGAAAATCGATTAGGCAGTCGGGCTTCGTTTTCAGGTTTCTGTGGTTCTGAGAAGGACGTAATGTAATGGTTTGTTTGACGGTTTTGGTGGCATTTACGGAGACAAATGCCTAAGGTGAACCGATAAAGGTAATTGAGTTTCTGTGAAGAATGAGTACTCAACAGTAAATTCAGTTAAAAACGATAATAAAAGGGAAGTGGGATCATTTAAGAAGAAACcttgaaaggaaaatgtgaaACCGCAGGAACCTTTGGTTGTGGTTGTATAGTTTGCTTAATTTTGTTGAAGGAAAAAAACTCTGTATATCATGTTTGCTTGAAATTGTGggtttcaggctttcagccaATATCAGCTTTATCTACCTCGCTAAGGGGGTTAGATTGGAGACGTTGAGATTGAAGAAAGTCGAAGGTTTAATACATACGGCGTGTCTGATGGCATGAACTTGCAGTGTTCTTTCCAGCCCCCGCATGCCTATAAAAACTGAAATGCcccccattctttttttttctttggctttttACACGTTAATTCTCTTTGACTGTTTCTTGTTTGAGGTGAATAACATGATTTGTTTGCTCAATGTAGGCAGAACAGAATGAGGCAGGATCCATGATGGGTACCTCGGAAGCCAAATCTGATCCAGTGGAAATTAAGAAACTTGAAGAGCGTGTTGCGGAGTTGAAAAAGGTATTATTAATGCAATTTGAAACTTCTACTCAGGTCGATGGTTCATATCTGCTGTCTGCAATATTTTTGAGTCTGTCATGGATTGACGTCTTTCCTAATTAAATTATGAAAACACACAGTACCATAAGGAATTATGAGTTCTTTTAGCTTGATTCAGTAAATTCAGGACAACAGAGCTGAAAATATTGAGTGGTAGATCTAAGAGCTCGTGCTGTGTATGGAAAGGGTGTTCTTCGTATCCCTGTCAGATGAGGAAAGAGTGCCTTTTGCTAGATGTAGCACTGAAAGGCTACGAGTGTGCAAAGACTCTAAGTTGAGGttaacgagaaaaaaaaaagtgattgtacaaaaaatcatttgaactgAGAGGCGCCTCTTTACACTGAGAACAGCCGGTTGTGAGCTGAATAGTACAGCCCAAGGTCCAGAACCCTGTTGCTAGCATGTTGAGTAGCCTTGCATTTAACAAGTTTTCATTGTGCTCATACTATTGTTTACAGACCACTCAAATGTGGTTTGTTATGGATCAGTCAAATATCTTTTGCTGTTATCATTTATGATTTCCTTGGTATTGGATTTCCTGATGGAATTGACAATGCTGTTTGTTCATTATATAACCACTAaacaaattttttcaagaaCTTGTTCATTATATAACCACTTaacaaattttttcaagaatttgttGCTAATCTCAAGTTTGGTTCCTTGCAGGAGATTGCTATTAAGAACAGATATCTCGAAATTCTTATGGACCAGCTTCGGGAGCTTATTGGAGACATATCAATGTGGCAGAGCCCTTGTCCTGTATGATCCACCTGTTGTTCTTGATCGTGCAAGCTGATGTGTGCCCTAAAGGAATCCCATTTACCATGGAGGCCATGAAGAACAATATGATGACAATGGTACCTGATATTGAATCCTTTCTTGTGGAAATGCACTCGTGCACATTAGAAACAAGTCCACAGCTGTTGTCATCAATGGAGAGGTCCAAGGATGTTACCGATTCTGCATAAGAAGTCTCTGCACTTCTCGTTGGATGGTTTATACAAGCTACAAGCTTTCTTGTTGTCTATCTTCTTATGGCAGGACATTGTGCTATTTGTAGCATGAAACTTCTTTTGGCCTTCTTTTTACGAATGGAAACTGTCAAGCTATTGATGGTCCTGGTCTGCCATCTGATAAGTGAAGGAATGAGGTCAAATCTTCACTGAGGTAAAATTCTTGAAGTCTTGATTAAATGATTTGTTGATAGCTTATGAGTTAGTATTTTCTGATGAAATGTGGACTTTCTTGACTGTTACCCTACCAGAGGTTGTCTAAGTTGAGCAGTAACTTATGGAATTAGAAACCAAAAACTCCAGAATGTCAGAATTAGATTCCAATTACATTAACTTCCTCACGTGGAAACCTCACGTTACAGTTGTACTACATTCACATAATTGTATGTCACATTCTTCGGTTACCTCAACGAAGAAGAACCTGTAATTCCGAAAGTGAACCCGATGTATGAAACAGTCTTTGATTGCCGTTGGCTTGAGTGCAAGCTGCGCTACATCTAGCCGAGAGTTTCTGTAGTCCCCGTGTTCATTTTTTACTGGGGATGTTTATCTCAAGCCCATGCAAGACCGTAATTCGTTGCTAAAGCCCTTCAGTTGAGCTTAAGTCCAAACTAATGTAGCCCTGATGCTTACAGTTGTAAACTGGCTGTTCTCATAGATTGGAAATCGGAGTTAGTTACTCAAATTCATAATCTTTTTGGTTATTGAAGACAAAATATGTCGTATGTCTATGAAAATGGTGATCAGTCGA harbors:
- the LOC116258109 gene encoding uncharacterized protein LOC116258109 — its product is MRSIGRLPTSTGRPSFIRPCSAFSSFASGGGGVGGSGRGRGRGGGSPLPGRIGVSPDEAEEPSGLPPSGLGHGKGKPVPSAPTLPSFSSWISDIMPPGGRGHPASPSQQEAGGARPLKPIFFRRGDVESPGPQPDKKTQFRVAPPAAGESGLPSSLASGLAGGGRGQPVRPPPGPAVGEEENRHLRQRRGGGAPARGRARGEPSRRSSSPAGMARRGGPAEMGRGERGRGFRGRGRGTRGGARGRRERGEWGQRFRDEDAEDDVGGGLYLGESTDGQKLTERIGEDNMKVIMEGFDEMSSRVLPSPMEEAYLDALHMNNMIEYEPEYLMEDFGTNPDIDEKPIMSLEEALEKAKPFLMAYEGIQSLEEWEEVVKETMEKAPYMEQLIDIYCGPERVTAKEQNEELERVASTLPENLPSSVKNFTNRALLSLKSNPGWGYDKKCQFMDKLVWEIKQDYGGKQAGPS
- the LOC116258110 gene encoding mediator of RNA polymerase II transcription subunit 30, which codes for MEEKQGSSLSGGGGGGGKSTKELAMEGQKLLEETVQAAHQILTAMNEELCNPGLWATASPAQSGAEQHDGPHQAEPGGGALEEARFRYKSTVTALRAVISAITNSQAAEQNEAGSMMGTSEAKSDPVEIKKLEERVAELKKEIAIKNRYLEILMDQLRELIGDISMWQSPCPV